A section of the Deinococcus gobiensis I-0 genome encodes:
- a CDS encoding IS630 family transposase: MTPVARPRTWRTSSASLKSPSGSGGPASNGMVRKRSALPQATGRPEKLTAAQQDEISLILDGDPRAHGFETSGWTTANIRHVIGVTYGVWLDRAHLSRKLKRWGFSYQRPALAGRGAERRRHRQLGPASTVTRWEKKVAEGATLVFVDESGFSLKTTKVRTWGRCGHTPIIPTKLRWEHLSVIGAITTGGQFLHHTHRGAVRSPQVMDFLQHVLRHVAGEVVVVLDRAMIHRSKAVQAFVQEHERLSLVYLPPYAPELNPIELIWADLKRNVVGNFCATSVEVLKKRLTVGWQRIRRKGLPLAFIRGTPFSASLLI, from the coding sequence ATGACCCCAGTCGCGCGACCCAGGACCTGGCGCACCAGTTCGGCGTCGCTGAAGTCACCATCCGGGTCTGGCGGGCCCGCCTCAAACGGAATGGTGAGGAAGCGCTCCGCGCTTCCCCAGGCCACCGGCCGACCCGAAAAACTCACGGCCGCGCAGCAGGACGAGATCAGTCTGATCCTTGATGGTGATCCCCGAGCACATGGCTTCGAAACCAGCGGGTGGACCACAGCAAACATTCGGCACGTCATCGGCGTGACCTACGGCGTCTGGCTTGATCGCGCGCACCTCTCCCGAAAACTGAAACGCTGGGGGTTCTCGTATCAGCGGCCCGCACTGGCGGGCCGTGGAGCGGAACGAAGACGACATCGCCAGCTGGGTCCGGCGTCCACCGTGACGCGCTGGGAAAAAAAAGTCGCTGAAGGCGCCACGCTCGTGTTTGTGGACGAGAGCGGCTTCAGCCTGAAGACGACAAAGGTCCGCACCTGGGGTCGCTGCGGTCACACCCCCATCATCCCCACCAAGCTCCGCTGGGAACACCTCTCCGTGATCGGTGCCATCACCACAGGTGGACAGTTTCTGCACCACACGCACCGCGGTGCAGTGCGCTCACCGCAGGTCATGGACTTTCTCCAGCATGTCTTGCGTCACGTGGCCGGCGAAGTCGTCGTGGTCCTGGACCGGGCCATGATCCACCGGTCAAAGGCCGTCCAGGCGTTCGTGCAGGAGCACGAACGCCTGTCGTTGGTCTACCTGCCACCCTATGCGCCCGAACTGAACCCGATTGAATTGATTTGGGCGGATCTCAAGCGGAACGTGGTGGGGAACTTCTGTGCGACGTCAGTAGAGGTGTTGAAAAAGCGATTGACGGTCGGGTGGCAGCGTATCCGTCGCAAAGGGCTCCCCCTCGCCTTCATCCGAGGGACGCCCTTCTCCGCATCGTTACTGATCTAA
- a CDS encoding M23 family metallopeptidase: protein MTAVLPVQGRLTSPYSPVHLGLDLAAPTGTVILAARAGRVTESRYDARTGWGWTILLDHGDGMETRYSHNSANLVQVGQVVETGQVIGRVGSTGNSTGPHLDFRVMVEGKVVNPMGLY from the coding sequence GTGACGGCCGTGCTGCCCGTGCAGGGCCGACTGACCAGTCCGTACTCTCCCGTGCACCTGGGGTTGGACTTGGCGGCCCCGACAGGTACGGTGATCCTGGCAGCCCGCGCAGGGCGCGTGACGGAATCGCGGTACGACGCGCGGACCGGATGGGGCTGGACGATCTTGCTGGACCACGGAGACGGAATGGAAACACGCTACAGCCACAACAGCGCCAACCTCGTACAGGTGGGTCAAGTCGTGGAAACGGGTCAGGTGATTGGCCGGGTGGGCAGCACAGGCAACAGCACGGGGCCGCATCTGGATTTCCGTGTGATGGTGGAGGGCAAGGTTGTCAACCCGATGGGGTTGTATTAA
- a CDS encoding four-helix bundle copper-binding protein, whose protein sequence is METLTRMLRTHPKASSFDATLLGTCLQACLECTAVCALCADACLNEGEHLHHLTHCITLNTQCAAVCHATAQVLAALGQGDAQILRTQLEVCLRACRTCAEECEQHAQQMNMEHCAVCAESCRRCEQACQALLGSMSA, encoded by the coding sequence ATGGAAACCCTTACCCGTATGCTCCGCACCCACCCGAAGGCCAGTTCCTTCGACGCCACCCTCCTGGGCACCTGCCTGCAGGCCTGCCTGGAATGCACCGCGGTCTGCGCCTTGTGTGCCGACGCATGCCTGAACGAAGGGGAGCACCTGCATCACCTCACGCACTGCATCACACTCAATACGCAGTGCGCGGCTGTATGTCACGCCACGGCTCAGGTTCTAGCGGCACTTGGCCAGGGCGACGCGCAAATTCTGCGCACGCAGCTCGAGGTCTGTTTGCGCGCCTGTCGGACCTGTGCCGAAGAGTGTGAGCAGCATGCCCAGCAGATGAATATGGAGCACTGCGCCGTATGCGCTGAAAGCTGCCGCCGCTGCGAGCAAGCTTGTCAGGCCCTTTTGGGGAGCATGAGCGCATGA
- a CDS encoding DUF305 domain-containing protein, whose amino-acid sequence MKRLLLTTALLTLSAAQAGGMQGMAMPGMIHMTMPMTPSAAVPGLSQMGLQMQLDMRNMMMPMMNELARLSGRSFERAFMSMMIPHHQSAVDSSRAVLERAKDAQVRVWATQIITDQTREIAEMQDRLRAYGGPNQQMMERMMQMNRMMDMPAMIRTSNMPERTFLEGMIPHHAAANDKANLALQRTQDAFVMDLARKIMTAQAGEMQAFQGWLKSH is encoded by the coding sequence ATGAAGCGCCTACTGTTGACCACCGCGCTGCTGACCCTGAGTGCGGCCCAGGCTGGAGGGATGCAGGGAATGGCGATGCCCGGCATGATCCACATGACCATGCCGATGACGCCGTCTGCAGCCGTGCCCGGCCTGTCGCAGATGGGCCTGCAAATGCAACTGGACATGCGCAACATGATGATGCCCATGATGAATGAACTTGCCCGGCTGAGTGGGCGCTCATTCGAGCGGGCCTTCATGTCGATGATGATTCCGCACCACCAGAGTGCCGTGGACAGCAGCCGCGCTGTCCTGGAACGCGCCAAAGATGCACAGGTTCGCGTCTGGGCCACCCAGATCATCACGGATCAGACGCGGGAGATCGCCGAGATGCAAGACCGCCTGCGCGCGTACGGCGGGCCGAACCAGCAGATGATGGAGCGCATGATGCAGATGAACCGCATGATGGACATGCCGGCCATGATCCGCACGTCGAACATGCCGGAACGCACCTTCCTCGAAGGCATGATTCCGCACCATGCAGCCGCTAACGACAAGGCGAACCTGGCTTTGCAACGAACGCAGGACGCTTTTGTGATGGATCTGGCCAGGAAGATCATGACTGCGCAGGCTGGGGAAATGCAGGCCTTCCAAGGTTGGCTGAAGTCCCACTAA
- a CDS encoding copper-translocating P-type ATPase, translating to MVADMLRRFVGSLLLTIPAVLYSPIGEAIGFTAMPPFGLGMNVFGLLLTTPVVWWGGWPFISAAWRALRRGEANMMTLIALGILVSYAYSVWATLALGSQDVFFEAAAMLTTFSLLGHWLEMRSRFATGRAVEALLRLAPATARVIRNGAEVEIPVENIVTGDTLAMRPGDRVPVDGEVVSGTSFVDESMLTGEPVPVEKTPGARVTTGTVNQNGAFQFRATAVGADTALARIVQLVQDAQASKAPAQRLADTAGKYLVFVALGSGLLAFLVWTLLGENLVFALTAAVSAIVIACPDALALATPTAITVGVGRGAQEGVLFKNASALEAAASVTTVVFDKTGTLTEGKPALTDVVPAAGLSEREVLHLAASADQPSQHPLAEAIVRGAQVQGLTVTPPDAFEAVPGRGVQAMVGGRRVLIGNRALMLQAGVSVAAAEDQAVQLASDGKTAMFVAADGQFLGLVAVADRVRESARTAVAELQALGVKAAMLTGDNERTAQAVARQLGLDTVIADVLPEQKAAQIQTLQGQGQRVAMVGDGVNDAPALAQADVGIAIGAGTDVAVETADVVLVNSNPAAVAASIRLARRVQRKIRQNLFWAAIYNVLAIPFAAGALYPTYGILLRPEWAALLMSVSTLIVTGNALLLNRGRLGYSNTG from the coding sequence ATGGTGGCCGATATGCTGCGCCGCTTCGTTGGGTCGTTGCTGCTCACCATTCCAGCAGTGTTGTACTCCCCTATAGGGGAAGCCATCGGTTTCACCGCGATGCCCCCGTTCGGCCTTGGCATGAATGTCTTTGGGTTATTGTTGACCACACCCGTCGTCTGGTGGGGCGGGTGGCCGTTCATTTCCGCCGCCTGGCGTGCCCTGAGGCGAGGCGAGGCGAACATGATGACCTTGATTGCCCTGGGCATCCTGGTGTCGTACGCGTACTCTGTATGGGCCACGCTGGCCCTGGGCTCGCAGGACGTGTTTTTCGAGGCGGCTGCGATGCTGACCACCTTCTCCCTGTTGGGGCACTGGCTGGAGATGCGCTCCCGGTTCGCTACGGGCCGGGCGGTAGAAGCCCTGCTGCGACTAGCACCCGCCACCGCCCGGGTGATCCGGAACGGCGCCGAAGTCGAGATTCCCGTCGAGAACATCGTGACGGGTGATACCCTCGCCATGCGGCCGGGCGACCGCGTGCCCGTAGACGGGGAAGTGGTGAGCGGCACGTCCTTCGTAGACGAGAGCATGTTGACTGGGGAGCCGGTGCCCGTAGAAAAAACACCCGGAGCGAGAGTTACCACAGGCACCGTCAACCAGAACGGGGCGTTCCAGTTCCGGGCCACGGCGGTTGGGGCGGACACTGCCCTGGCCCGGATCGTACAACTCGTGCAAGATGCGCAGGCCAGCAAAGCGCCCGCGCAACGCCTGGCGGACACAGCGGGGAAGTACCTGGTCTTTGTGGCATTGGGCAGTGGCCTGCTGGCGTTTCTCGTGTGGACCCTACTGGGAGAGAACCTCGTCTTCGCCCTGACGGCCGCTGTCTCCGCCATCGTGATTGCCTGTCCCGATGCGCTCGCCCTGGCCACACCGACCGCCATTACCGTCGGGGTCGGACGGGGCGCACAGGAGGGGGTCCTGTTCAAGAACGCCTCGGCTCTGGAGGCGGCGGCGAGCGTGACTACCGTGGTCTTCGACAAGACGGGCACCCTGACTGAGGGTAAGCCCGCCCTGACGGACGTGGTCCCTGCAGCGGGCCTGTCGGAACGTGAGGTGTTGCATTTGGCCGCGTCGGCCGATCAGCCGTCTCAGCATCCGCTGGCAGAAGCGATCGTGCGCGGCGCGCAGGTCCAGGGACTGACGGTGACGCCGCCAGACGCGTTCGAAGCTGTGCCGGGGCGCGGGGTACAGGCAATGGTAGGTGGAAGGCGAGTTCTAATCGGCAACCGGGCGCTGATGCTGCAGGCGGGAGTCAGCGTCGCGGCCGCTGAGGATCAGGCCGTTCAGCTGGCGTCCGACGGGAAGACCGCCATGTTCGTGGCTGCGGACGGACAGTTCCTGGGGCTCGTGGCGGTCGCCGACCGCGTGCGGGAATCGGCCCGTACGGCGGTGGCGGAACTCCAGGCACTGGGAGTGAAGGCCGCCATGCTGACGGGCGACAATGAGCGCACCGCGCAGGCGGTGGCACGGCAGCTGGGGTTGGATACAGTAATCGCGGACGTTCTGCCGGAGCAGAAGGCAGCCCAGATACAAACTCTTCAGGGTCAGGGGCAGCGCGTGGCTATGGTGGGTGACGGGGTCAATGACGCGCCAGCCCTTGCGCAGGCTGACGTAGGGATCGCCATTGGGGCGGGCACCGACGTGGCGGTCGAGACTGCGGACGTAGTCTTGGTGAATAGTAATCCAGCAGCCGTGGCGGCCAGCATCCGTCTGGCGCGGCGTGTGCAGCGCAAGATCCGACAGAACCTGTTCTGGGCTGCGATTTACAACGTCCTCGCTATTCCGTTCGCGGCTGGGGCGCTCTATCCGACATATGGGATACTGCTCCGCCCAGAGTGGGCGGCGCTGCTGATGAGCGTCAGCACCTTGATCGTCACAGGAAATGCCCTGCTCCTGAATCGCGGACGTCTGGGATACAGCAACACAGGTTGA